A region of Cucumis melo cultivar AY chromosome 2, USDA_Cmelo_AY_1.0, whole genome shotgun sequence DNA encodes the following proteins:
- the LOC103487495 gene encoding uncharacterized transporter C405.03c-like, whose amino-acid sequence MAWKYKVGLILLVAVVVIWVTSAEITQSIFTDYEHPFVVTYVGTSMLVAYLAIAFIKECIMKIVRSHFRTKGNCRKVAEIQSPLPALEERTNQSSNNNNNTTSDEVENRDVQYVVNINDNNNNSNNSSNNNGGCELCEAENMEMRILKTEEAKFSTKQIAVLALTIGPIWFVSEYFTNAALARTSVATTTILFSTSGLFTLILDACLERQSLTIVNAVAVVVSMAGVVMTTVGKTWAKDEPQSSSYGHGKHSFVGDAFALLSALTDGLYYVLLKKYAGEEGEKVDMQKFLGYVGLFTLTTLWWLIWPLRAIGIEPKFMIPQSTKVAEVVLANCFVANFVSDYFWAMGVVWTSPLVAALGASLSIPLAMIGDMVLHGRHYSLVYIFGSIQVFLGFIIANFSDWISLKLKLRKKFFNEAK is encoded by the exons ATGGCTTGGAAGTACAAAGTAGGTCTGATTCTTCTTGTTGCTGTTGTGGTTATATGGGTTACCTCTGCTGAAATCACACAG AGTATTTTTACGGACTACGAGCATCCATTTGTGGTGACATATGTTGGGACGTCCATGTTGGTGGCTTATCTTGCGATTGCATTCATCAAAGAATGCATAATGAAGATTGTTAGAAGCCATTTTCGAACAAAAGGAAATTGTAGAAAAGTTGCAGAGATTCAGTCTCCATTGCCAGCTttagaagaaagaacaaatcaatcttctaataataataataatacaacttCAGATGAAGTGGAAAATAGAGATGTTCAATATGTGGTGaacattaatgataataataataatagtaacaatagtagtaataataatggTGGGTGTGAATTATGTGAAGCTGAAAATATGGAGATGAGAATATTGAAAACAGAGGAAGCAAAATTTAGTACAAAGCAGATTGCTGTTTTGGCTCTCACAATTGGTCCCATTTGGTTTGTCTCTGAG TATTTTACAAATGCAGCATTGGCAAGAACAAGTGTAGCAACCACAACCATATTGTTCTCAACCTCAGGCCTATTCACACTCATACTTGACGCATGCTTGGAACGACAATCTTTAACCATTGTCAATGCTGTTGCAGTCGTTGTCAGCATGGCTGGGGTTGTCATGACTACTGTTGGCAAGACTTGGGCTAAAGACGAACCCCAATCCTCCTCTTATGG GCATGGAAAGCACTCATTTGTTGGTGATGCTTTTGCTCTACTCTCTGCTCTAACCGATGGACTCTACTACG TGCTTTTGAAGAAGTATGCAGGGGAAGAAGGTGAAAAGGTTGACATGCAGAAATTTTTGGGATATGTTGGGTTATTCACTCTCACTACTCTTTGGTGGCTAA TTTGGCCACTGAGAGCCATTGGAATAGAACCCAAATTTATGATACCTCAATCCACCAAAGTGGCTGAAGTCGTGCTTGCCAATTGCTTTGTGGCTAATTTTGTGTCAGATTACTTTTG gGCCATGGGTGTTGTTTGGACAAGTCCACTAGTAGCTGCTTTAGGTGCATCGTTAAGTATACCACTTGCCATGATAGGAGATATGGTCCTCCATGGTCGCCATTATTCTTTGGTTTATATTTTTGGATCTATTCAA GTATTTTTGGGATTCATAATTGCTAACTTTTCGGATTGGATATCGCTGAAGTTGAAGTTGAGGAAAAAGTTCTTCAATGAAGCGAAGTAA